CAGTCGATCGATTTGCTCCTGATTCATCAACTCGGTGATCGGAATTCCCGATACAGTCGTGTAGCGCGGCAGAGGAACCATGGAGTCTCCATGCCCCCCCATCACCATGGCATCCACATCCACCAGCGAGCAATTGAGTTCCAGAGAGACAAATGTCCGCAACCGGGCAGCATCCAGCACGCCAGCCATGCCAATGATTCTGGTTTTCGGCAGATTGGATACCTTCTTGGCAAGATAAACCATCGCATCCAGAGGGTTGGAGACCAAAATGATAATCGGATTTCGGGAGTACTTCATGATTTCTTCCGTCACCGACTTGACGATTTTGCCGTTTATTGCCAGAAGCTCTTCCCTGCTTTGCCCCGGTTTTCTGGGAAGCCCGGCTGTGATCACCACGATATCGGAATCCGCCGTATCCTGATAATCATTCGTACCGAGAACCAAGCTGTCAAAAGCCTGTAAACAACCCGACTCCTGAAGGTCCAGAGCTTTTCCTTGCGGAACCCCATCGACA
The Nitrospinota bacterium DNA segment above includes these coding regions:
- the mdh gene encoding malate dehydrogenase: MKSTRKKITVVGAGQVGTTVAQLVAYQNLGNVVLIDIVDGVPQGKALDLQESGCLQAFDSLVLGTNDYQDTADSDIVVITAGLPRKPGQSREELLAINGKIVKSVTEEIMKYSRNPIIILVSNPLDAMVYLAKKVSNLPKTRIIGMAGVLDAARLRTFVSLELNCSLVDVDAMVMGGHGDSMVPLPRYTTVSGIPITELMNQEQIDRLVDRTRKGGAEIVGLLKNGSAFMAPGASVVKMIEAILLDKRRILPCTAYLEGEYGWNGIFFGVPVKMGINGMEKIIELTLTEEETAQLNKSAEEVKKTCDEVDALLKKCEEG